A single Bosea sp. PAMC 26642 DNA region contains:
- a CDS encoding phosphoribosylaminoimidazolesuccinocarboxamide synthase yields the protein MSLSRILSDAFIPELPNRYNGKVRENYDLPDGSRIIIATDRLSAFDLILTAIPFKGEVLTQTARYWFEETADICPNHVLAYPDPNVVIGKRLDILPVEIVVRGYLAGTTSTSILTKYRKGEREMYGMRLPDGMRDNEKLPQAIITPTSKAFDGGHDEPLSGEAILSQGLLSEEQWETVSRYALVLFARGQARAAERGLILVDTKYEFGTDKDGTTILADEIHTPDSSRYWNADGYEASFAAGTRPASLDKDFVRAWVAARCDPYKDPIPAIPDELVDQTSKVYIEAYETITGRSFAPDLSGATVLDRIRTNLRPYFS from the coding sequence GTGAGTCTGTCCCGCATTCTGTCAGATGCCTTCATTCCCGAACTGCCGAACCGCTACAACGGCAAGGTTCGCGAGAATTACGACCTGCCCGACGGAAGCCGCATCATCATCGCGACCGACCGGTTGAGCGCCTTCGACCTGATCCTGACCGCGATCCCGTTCAAGGGCGAGGTTCTGACCCAGACCGCGCGCTACTGGTTCGAGGAGACGGCCGACATCTGCCCGAACCACGTCCTTGCCTATCCCGATCCCAATGTCGTGATCGGCAAAAGGCTCGACATCCTCCCCGTCGAAATCGTCGTCCGGGGATATCTCGCCGGCACGACCAGCACCTCGATCCTGACGAAGTATCGCAAGGGCGAACGAGAGATGTATGGGATGCGGCTGCCCGACGGCATGCGCGACAACGAAAAGCTGCCCCAGGCCATCATCACCCCGACCAGCAAGGCCTTCGACGGCGGCCATGACGAGCCGCTGTCGGGCGAGGCCATCCTGTCGCAGGGATTGCTGAGCGAAGAGCAATGGGAGACGGTGTCGCGCTATGCCCTGGTGCTCTTCGCCCGCGGCCAGGCTCGGGCCGCCGAACGCGGGCTGATCCTCGTCGATACGAAATACGAATTCGGCACAGACAAGGACGGCACGACCATCCTCGCAGACGAGATCCATACGCCCGACAGCAGCCGCTACTGGAATGCCGACGGCTACGAGGCGAGCTTCGCCGCCGGAACGCGCCCAGCCAGCCTCGACAAGGATTTCGTCCGCGCCTGGGTCGCGGCCCGCTGCGACCCCTACAAGGATCCGATCCCGGCCATTCCCGACGAACTCGTCGACCAGACGTCGAAGGTCTATATCGAGGCCTATGAGACGATCACGGGACGCTCTTTCGCACCGGACCTCTCGGGCGCGACCGTCCTCGACCGCATCAGGACGAACCTGAGGCCCTATTTCAGCTGA
- a CDS encoding transglutaminase family protein has protein sequence MRIRISHSINYAYAEPARHITQILRLTPLDHDGQHVMGWRIEPTVDGRLRAGQDAYGNVVHTFSAEGPISSLAIEVGGLIETTDLAGVVRGGIERVPPEVFHRDTLLTTHDEALREFAHSITKDAGSPLARMHVLMDTLHEEMTCLEAGPRIGIGAAAAFAAREGIAQDLAHVFMTCARQLGVPARYVSGYVAQSDELPIANGAHAWAEVYLDDYGWIGFDCANGLCPIDTHVRIAAGLDFADAAPVRGARKGGNGENLSVRVSAREAGDRQANQ, from the coding sequence ATGCGGATCCGGATTTCCCACTCGATCAACTATGCCTATGCCGAGCCGGCCCGGCATATCACGCAGATCCTGCGGCTGACGCCGCTCGACCATGACGGCCAGCACGTCATGGGGTGGCGCATCGAACCGACGGTCGACGGTCGCCTGCGCGCCGGCCAGGACGCTTACGGCAATGTCGTCCACACCTTCTCGGCCGAAGGCCCGATCTCCAGCCTGGCGATCGAGGTCGGCGGCCTGATCGAGACCACGGACCTCGCCGGCGTCGTCCGCGGCGGTATCGAGCGCGTGCCGCCCGAGGTGTTCCACCGCGACACGCTGCTGACGACGCATGACGAGGCCCTGCGCGAGTTCGCCCACTCCATAACGAAAGACGCCGGGAGCCCGCTGGCGCGCATGCATGTGTTGATGGACACACTGCACGAAGAGATGACCTGCCTGGAGGCCGGACCTCGTATCGGCATCGGCGCGGCTGCAGCCTTCGCCGCGCGCGAGGGCATCGCCCAGGATCTGGCCCATGTCTTCATGACCTGCGCCCGCCAGCTCGGCGTCCCCGCCCGTTACGTCTCGGGCTATGTCGCGCAATCGGACGAGTTGCCCATCGCCAACGGCGCCCATGCCTGGGCGGAGGTCTATCTCGACGATTACGGCTGGATCGGCTTCGACTGCGCCAACGGCCTTTGCCCGATCGACACCCATGTCCGGATCGCGGCCGGGCTCGACTTTGCCGATGCGGCGCCCGTGCGCGGCGCGCGCAAGGGCGGCAACGGCGAGAACCTCTCGGTGCGCGTCAGCGCGCGCGAGGCCGGCGACCGGCAGGCCAATCAATGA
- a CDS encoding exopolysaccharide biosynthesis protein produces MSPSLRTSGLFAALAALPGERIAVSTIVAALQDRTYALLVVLLGLPNCLPMPPPIPLVCGLVLGFVGAQMLIGRALPWLPQRLLRRTIGKPELARAVGRALPPLIWLERFSRPRLTMLGGVVAIPILGLLILVLALGLVVAAPFIGQIPLGLAVCLVGLGLVERDGLFILAGAAMGALGLLLSAGFAYAIVSGIAGLF; encoded by the coding sequence TTGTCACCTTCGTTGCGCACGTCTGGACTTTTCGCGGCACTCGCCGCCCTGCCCGGAGAGCGCATCGCCGTGTCGACGATCGTCGCGGCACTGCAGGACAGGACCTACGCACTGCTGGTGGTCCTGCTCGGGCTGCCGAACTGCCTGCCGATGCCGCCGCCGATTCCCCTGGTCTGTGGGCTGGTGCTCGGCTTCGTCGGCGCACAGATGCTGATCGGGCGGGCGCTGCCCTGGCTGCCGCAAAGGCTGCTGAGGCGGACTATCGGCAAACCCGAACTGGCGCGCGCCGTGGGGCGGGCGCTGCCGCCGCTGATCTGGCTGGAGCGGTTCTCGCGGCCACGCCTGACGATGCTCGGCGGCGTCGTCGCAATCCCGATCCTGGGCCTGCTGATCCTGGTCCTCGCGCTCGGCCTCGTCGTTGCGGCACCGTTCATCGGCCAGATCCCGTTGGGCCTCGCCGTCTGCCTTGTCGGACTCGGGCTGGTCGAACGCGACGGCCTGTTCATCCTCGCAGGCGCGGCGATGGGTGCGCTCGGGCTTCTGCTCAGTGCCGGTTTCGCATACGCGATCGTCAGCGGAATCGCCGGCCTGTTCTGA
- a CDS encoding putative bifunctional diguanylate cyclase/phosphodiesterase: MLRSTVATLACAFVLVIAAASAVVLAITRDANSLEAARQHERIEAAFDSQTRLRRLRLESLAATGELQAALASPEPLAALQAAFLRLSSRFLEFDGAYLVTGHGLVLAGVESGAKAGQTGYNGLRHFTRRLPGGSQAAPQGSPSTFSMMVRDSHESIVILVSDLIVSPAPILAASAGGLKVVGYRRITATMLEDLAERYRVADIRLTASKPADPLTRRDVLAPDGSVETWLTWTPERPGDALLQKFLWGLVAVAMLFTGIFAFVVHRLRGAATEVALREIQIQRLAGQDELSLLPNRRTFDRQLDRELAQITRGGPGLAVLLIDLDRFKAVNDTYGHTAGDELIRQVAERLSDMMRLGDTVARLGGDEFGIIQTLVAEPAAATALGERILESLTRPFIIFGVETTIGCSIGIALAPQDGARRETLIRLADTALYQSKNEGRNRYSFFEPGMNRALQLKRMVEEDLRRAIANDELVLHYQPQVSIDGSTIVGVEALVRWPHPVHGMVPPAEFISIAEERGLIVPLSEWVLRKACIEASRWEGIRLAVNVSPIQFRHKDFVASVIRIIAETGFEPTRLELELTEGVVVEDADAAENAMMELRAHGVGLALDDFGTGYSSLIYLRRFAFDKIKIDRSFLEYMETTGESAILVHSIAHLGRALGLRVCAEGVETAEQHRFLQAIGCHELQGFLFSKGVPADEIDRMLSLEAPFAAVLAAA, translated from the coding sequence ATGCTCCGCAGCACCGTGGCGACGCTGGCCTGCGCATTTGTGCTGGTCATAGCGGCAGCGAGCGCAGTCGTTCTGGCGATCACCAGGGACGCCAATAGTCTCGAAGCGGCTCGCCAGCACGAGCGGATCGAGGCGGCCTTCGACAGCCAGACCAGATTGCGCCGGCTAAGGCTGGAAAGCCTGGCCGCAACCGGCGAGTTGCAGGCCGCGCTGGCTTCCCCCGAGCCGCTTGCCGCACTGCAAGCCGCCTTCCTGCGACTGAGCAGCCGTTTTCTCGAGTTCGACGGCGCCTATCTCGTCACCGGACACGGTCTAGTCCTCGCCGGTGTCGAATCCGGAGCCAAAGCCGGTCAGACCGGTTATAATGGACTCCGGCATTTCACCCGCCGGCTCCCCGGCGGATCCCAAGCAGCGCCGCAAGGGTCTCCCTCGACATTCTCGATGATGGTCAGGGATTCTCACGAATCGATCGTCATTCTGGTCTCCGACCTGATCGTGTCACCCGCCCCCATCCTCGCCGCGAGTGCCGGCGGGCTCAAGGTCGTCGGCTATCGGCGGATAACGGCGACGATGCTTGAGGACCTCGCCGAGCGCTATCGGGTCGCCGATATCCGCCTGACCGCAAGCAAGCCGGCAGATCCCCTCACGCGGCGCGACGTGCTGGCGCCCGACGGCAGCGTCGAGACCTGGCTGACCTGGACCCCGGAACGGCCGGGCGATGCGCTTTTGCAGAAATTCCTCTGGGGGCTGGTGGCCGTCGCCATGCTCTTCACCGGCATTTTTGCCTTCGTCGTCCACCGCCTGCGTGGCGCCGCCACTGAAGTTGCCTTGCGCGAGATCCAGATCCAGCGCCTGGCCGGACAGGATGAGCTTTCTCTGTTACCCAACCGGCGCACCTTCGACCGGCAGCTCGATCGGGAACTGGCCCAGATCACACGCGGCGGCCCGGGCCTCGCCGTCCTCCTGATCGACCTCGATCGCTTCAAGGCCGTCAACGACACCTATGGCCATACCGCGGGCGACGAGCTGATCCGTCAGGTCGCCGAGCGGCTCTCGGATATGATGCGGCTGGGCGACACCGTCGCCCGGCTGGGCGGGGACGAGTTCGGCATCATCCAGACTCTCGTCGCTGAACCGGCCGCCGCGACGGCACTGGGCGAGCGGATCCTCGAGAGCCTGACGCGACCTTTCATCATCTTCGGTGTCGAGACGACCATCGGCTGTTCGATCGGCATCGCGCTTGCTCCGCAGGATGGAGCCAGGCGCGAAACGCTGATCCGCCTCGCAGACACCGCGCTCTATCAATCGAAGAACGAAGGCCGGAACCGCTATTCCTTCTTCGAGCCGGGCATGAACCGCGCGCTCCAGCTCAAGCGCATGGTCGAGGAGGATCTGCGCCGGGCAATCGCGAATGACGAGCTCGTGCTGCATTATCAGCCGCAGGTCTCCATAGACGGCTCGACCATCGTCGGCGTCGAGGCCCTGGTGCGCTGGCCGCACCCCGTCCATGGCATGGTCCCGCCGGCCGAATTCATCAGCATTGCCGAGGAGCGCGGCCTGATCGTGCCGCTGAGCGAGTGGGTACTGCGCAAGGCCTGCATCGAGGCCAGTCGCTGGGAGGGCATTCGCCTCGCCGTCAACGTTTCGCCGATACAGTTCCGCCACAAGGATTTCGTCGCCAGCGTCATCCGCATCATCGCGGAGACCGGGTTCGAGCCGACCCGGCTCGAACTCGAACTGACCGAGGGCGTCGTCGTCGAGGATGCCGACGCGGCCGAGAACGCCATGATGGAATTGCGCGCCCACGGTGTCGGGCTGGCGCTCGACGATTTCGGCACCGGTTATTCCAGCCTGATCTATCTGCGCCGGTTTGCCTTCGACAAGATCAAGATCGACCGGTCTTTCCTCGAATACATGGAGACGACGGGCGAATCGGCGATTTTGGTCCACTCGATCGCGCATCTCGGCCGGGCGCTCGGCCTGAGGGTCTGCGCCGAAGGCGTCGAGACCGCCGAGCAGCATCGCTTCCTGCAGGCGATCGGCTGTCACGAGCTGCAGGGCTTCCTCTTCTCGAAAGGCGTACCGGCCGACGAGATCGACCGGATGCTGTCGCTCGAGGCACCCTTCGCCGCGGTCCTTGCCGCCGCCTGA
- a CDS encoding amino acid ABC transporter substrate-binding protein, with protein MAAAGTLDTVKQRGTLQCGVSEGLFGFSEKDAQGKWSGFDVDFCRAVAGAIFDDPAKVAFVPLTASERFNALRAGTVDLLSRNSTWTLEREAGLGLAFAGVTYHDGQGFLVMRSLNVTSALELNEAKVCVEAGTTTQANLADFFRANAMKYEERAHQKSSDALAAFQAGDCNVLTRDQSALYAERLKLSKPGDTVILPDVISKEPLGPVTRADDFPWFNIVKWVNFALVNGEELGITSKNLADATASTKPDVRRFVGAEGGLGKMLGLDDGWALRAVRASGNYSEIYERNLGVNSRLGIPRGLNQLWSMGGVLYAPPLR; from the coding sequence ATGGCCGCGGCGGGCACGCTGGATACGGTCAAGCAGCGCGGCACCTTGCAATGCGGCGTCAGCGAGGGGCTGTTCGGTTTCTCCGAGAAGGACGCGCAGGGCAAATGGTCGGGCTTCGACGTGGATTTCTGCCGCGCGGTTGCGGGCGCGATCTTCGACGATCCCGCCAAGGTCGCTTTCGTGCCACTGACGGCGAGCGAACGCTTCAACGCCCTGCGCGCCGGGACCGTCGACCTGCTCTCGCGCAATTCGACCTGGACACTGGAGCGCGAGGCGGGCCTGGGCCTCGCCTTCGCCGGCGTGACCTATCATGACGGCCAGGGCTTTCTGGTGATGCGCAGCCTGAACGTGACCTCGGCGCTGGAGCTCAACGAGGCCAAGGTCTGCGTCGAGGCCGGCACGACGACGCAGGCCAATCTCGCCGATTTCTTCCGCGCCAATGCGATGAAATACGAGGAGCGGGCTCATCAGAAGAGTTCGGATGCGCTCGCCGCTTTCCAGGCCGGCGACTGCAACGTCCTGACCCGCGACCAGTCGGCGCTCTATGCCGAGCGACTGAAGCTGAGCAAGCCGGGCGATACGGTCATCCTGCCCGACGTGATTTCGAAGGAGCCGCTCGGGCCGGTGACGCGCGCCGACGATTTTCCTTGGTTCAACATCGTGAAATGGGTGAACTTTGCGCTGGTCAACGGCGAGGAGCTTGGCATCACCTCGAAGAACCTCGCAGATGCCACGGCCTCGACCAAGCCCGACGTCCGCCGCTTCGTCGGAGCGGAGGGCGGGCTCGGCAAGATGCTGGGGCTCGACGACGGCTGGGCGCTGCGGGCGGTGCGCGCATCGGGCAACTATTCCGAGATCTACGAGCGCAATCTCGGCGTGAACTCCCGCCTCGGCATTCCGCGCGGCCTGAACCAGCTCTGGAGCATGGGCGGCGTCCTCTACGCGCCGCCGCTGCGTTGA
- the bcsS gene encoding cellulose biosynthesis protein BcsS, giving the protein MAYGCASHVTLGLALVAGLLPSARAVAEDEMGERPAISAVFFGSLEAGPAKTFASVGVKRALRGGLDESGFRALLAAGLSKEETNRSRPHGVTYKTGSQVMLGYEWRIRDTFVALYGGSDIESEQSGCGCSMTTRTRMGWRLQTDLWSRPTPDIVLHAGAYASTLDGRLWARLAPGWALPQIRELFVGPEVELYRESDYSKLRLGLHLTGLRLLGLTWRLSGGVQNTSDRPAEAYATLGLHWRR; this is encoded by the coding sequence GTGGCGTATGGTTGCGCGAGCCATGTGACGCTTGGTCTCGCGCTTGTCGCGGGACTCTTGCCGTCCGCGCGCGCCGTTGCCGAAGACGAGATGGGCGAGCGTCCCGCAATCTCGGCCGTGTTCTTCGGCTCGCTCGAAGCCGGACCGGCCAAGACCTTCGCCTCGGTGGGTGTGAAGCGCGCCTTGCGCGGCGGCCTGGACGAGAGCGGCTTTCGGGCCCTGCTGGCAGCTGGGCTATCGAAGGAAGAGACCAATCGCAGCCGGCCGCACGGCGTCACCTACAAGACCGGCTCTCAGGTGATGCTGGGCTATGAATGGCGGATCAGGGACACCTTTGTCGCATTATATGGCGGGTCCGACATCGAGAGCGAGCAGAGCGGCTGCGGCTGCAGCATGACCACGCGCACCCGCATGGGCTGGCGACTTCAAACCGATCTCTGGTCGAGGCCCACACCCGACATCGTGCTCCATGCCGGCGCCTATGCCTCGACGCTCGATGGTCGGCTCTGGGCAAGGCTGGCGCCCGGATGGGCCCTGCCGCAGATTCGCGAACTCTTCGTCGGACCCGAGGTCGAGCTTTACCGAGAAAGCGACTACAGCAAGCTTCGCCTCGGCCTGCATCTGACCGGGCTGCGGCTGCTCGGGTTGACGTGGCGGCTCTCGGGTGGCGTCCAGAACACCAGCGACCGCCCTGCCGAGGCCTATGCAACGCTTGGTCTGCACTGGCGGCGCTGA
- a CDS encoding peptidase, with protein sequence MTYCAGILVQDGLVMIADTRTNAGLDDVSTFRKLHVFSWPGERTFALSTAGNLSVTQSVVSLLHEGLLNAETGETETLVGVGSMFRAAQLVGRAIRSVRDSDGPALREAGVKFDVSMLFGGQIKGQPMRLFMIYGAGNFIECGQDAPFLQIGEHKYGKPILDRAVTFKTHLYDALKVGLISMDSTMRSNLGVGLPIDFLVMRRDADEPELNRRIEAGEPYFHDLRERWSAALRAAHTAIPRPPYGPT encoded by the coding sequence GTGACCTATTGCGCCGGAATTCTCGTGCAGGACGGGCTTGTGATGATCGCCGACACCCGCACCAATGCCGGGCTCGACGACGTCTCGACCTTCCGCAAGCTTCACGTCTTTTCCTGGCCGGGAGAGCGGACCTTCGCTCTGTCGACGGCAGGAAATCTTTCGGTGACCCAGTCGGTCGTCAGCCTTCTGCACGAGGGCCTTCTCAATGCCGAAACAGGCGAGACCGAGACCTTGGTCGGCGTCGGCTCGATGTTCCGCGCCGCGCAGCTCGTCGGACGCGCGATCCGCTCGGTGCGCGACTCCGACGGTCCGGCCCTGCGCGAGGCCGGGGTCAAATTCGACGTCTCGATGCTGTTCGGCGGTCAGATCAAGGGCCAGCCGATGCGGCTCTTCATGATCTACGGCGCCGGAAACTTCATCGAATGCGGTCAGGACGCTCCATTCCTCCAGATCGGCGAGCATAAATACGGCAAGCCGATCCTCGACCGCGCCGTTACCTTTAAGACCCATCTCTACGACGCTCTCAAGGTCGGCCTGATCTCGATGGACTCGACCATGCGCTCCAATCTCGGCGTCGGCCTGCCGATCGACTTCCTGGTCATGCGTCGGGACGCCGACGAGCCGGAGCTGAATCGGCGCATCGAGGCCGGCGAACCCTATTTCCACGACCTGCGAGAGCGCTGGTCGGCCGCTCTGCGTGCCGCGCATACCGCTATCCCGCGCCCGCCCTATGGACCGACCTGA
- a CDS encoding L,D-transpeptidase: MRLKTGYRAARLALLAAIGVASVAIGPASAQGARPAPQETMDIGDEPGRVSSEEAVVSEGPFARQVVFFRSNEAPGTLVIHTSERFVYLVQPNNRAMRYGIGVGREGFQWSGLVKVSRKSEWPDWRPPPEMLARQPYLPRFMAGGPGNPMGARAMYLGSTVFRIHGTNQPETIGEAISSGCFRLANGDVIDLYDRVPLNTKVVIRHGATL, from the coding sequence ATGAGACTGAAGACTGGATATCGGGCAGCGCGGCTTGCCTTGCTAGCTGCCATCGGAGTTGCGTCCGTCGCCATCGGGCCGGCGAGCGCTCAAGGCGCCAGGCCTGCACCGCAGGAGACGATGGATATCGGCGACGAGCCGGGTCGCGTCTCGAGCGAGGAGGCGGTCGTCAGCGAAGGCCCATTCGCACGGCAGGTCGTGTTCTTCCGCTCGAACGAGGCGCCGGGCACGCTCGTCATCCACACATCCGAGCGCTTCGTCTACCTCGTTCAGCCCAATAACCGCGCGATGCGCTACGGCATCGGCGTCGGGCGTGAGGGTTTCCAGTGGTCCGGACTGGTCAAGGTCAGCCGCAAGTCGGAATGGCCCGACTGGCGCCCGCCGCCGGAGATGCTGGCGCGCCAGCCCTATCTGCCGCGCTTCATGGCCGGCGGCCCCGGCAATCCGATGGGCGCGAGGGCGATGTATCTCGGTTCCACGGTGTTCCGCATCCACGGCACCAACCAGCCGGAGACGATCGGGGAGGCAATCTCCTCGGGATGCTTCCGCCTCGCCAATGGCGACGTGATCGACCTCTACGACCGCGTGCCGCTGAACACCAAGGTCGTCATCCGCCACGGTGCGACGCTTTAG
- a CDS encoding usg protein, with protein MASVDFIRQLKGYGLTTATILYRLPDHPKLLQTYIWQQYDLAPRFPVLHDFLDFWKRELEGPLHSVTVAHSRLIRPAEIVNVNGVLTLH; from the coding sequence ATGGCGTCTGTGGATTTCATCCGGCAATTGAAGGGCTACGGGCTGACGACGGCGACGATCCTGTATCGTCTGCCCGATCATCCAAAACTGCTGCAGACCTATATCTGGCAGCAATATGATCTCGCCCCGCGCTTCCCCGTGCTGCACGATTTCCTGGATTTCTGGAAACGCGAGCTCGAAGGACCGCTGCATTCGGTCACCGTCGCGCATTCACGGCTGATCCGCCCGGCAGAAATCGTCAACGTCAACGGCGTGCTGACGCTGCACTGA